A segment of the Lactobacillus sp. ESL0700 genome:
TGCTGGTTATCAAGTTTATGGTCACTTGCCTAAGGTTGCAGATATGGCCGGTCGACTAATTGACCTCGATATTTTGGGTAAAAAGTTCAATTAATATTAAATTATTACTGGTAAAATTAATTTAACGATAACAGGTAGCTATTATTTTTGCTATAATCATTGTTGAACAATGTAATAAAAGTTTTAAAGGGCGGTGGCTGTTTAATTCCAAGGAGATGATTGTCTATGGAAACATGGAACAAATTATTGAAAGGGTTAGCAGTTAATGAGCACGTTCGATGTGATTTCTTTGATTTTGCAATCAAATTTAGTGTTGTTGGCACTGTTGTCTTATATCAGCAGCAACCATCATGATAAATGATTGTAATAAAAAAGACCGTCCCACTTATAACTTCAGAGGTTATGGGATAGTCTAAAAAACTATAACTAGCCACCGCTCTTAAAAGCGGAGTTGCTTGTTCAAAGAAGTCCTACGCTAACAGGGCTTCTTTTTGATTACACTTGTATTGTAACAGGTAGCATAATAATATGCAATTGTTATAAAAGTGTTTTGGTAGGTTACTGTTGTCTTATATCAGCAGCAACCATCATGATAAATGATTGTAATAAAAAAGACCGTCCCACTCAATAACTTTGGCTAGTTATGGGATAGTCTAAACCTATAATTTAAGCCACCGCTCTTAAAAGCGGTGCTGTTTAAAGAAGTTCTACTCTAATAGGACTTCTTTTTAATTATATCAATATTTTAACAAACTGGCGAGGTAAGATATTATTCTTGTTTAAACAATTTGAACTTATACTGGCAAATGCCCTGAACTTTAACCTCATATTCATGCCCTGCAATTAATGGCGTTGCCCCCGGCAGATAGCTGATAATTGTTTGAAAATTGCCGTAACCAGCATCTTGATAATTGGTTACGTTAGTTGCCTGATAAGTTTGGGCAGTAGTGTTGTCGGTAATCGTAATGTCTGGTGTGGTTGTAATTGCTTGATCAGAAAAATAGAGTGACCACGCAATTTGCGGATCGTTGACTAGTTCTAAAGGAAAAAGTCCCTTGCTAGGATAAGTTACCAGCTCTTGACTGGCTGAACGAAATACATCACTAGCATTGAGAATCTTTTGAACAGAATAACGATAACCATTGGTGCCATAGGCTGCACCAGTACCCACAGAAGACAGGCGCGTTGATAATAGCCATGCTCGGTGCCCAGTATCTAAGCCGGATAAATTATAGCGGTCAGTTAATAGGTCAGTAATGACATCACCAGCTGATTGGTTACCAGCATTAAAGTTTAGGTTGGCAGTTCTGGAAGTGGACTTAGCAATTTTCCAAGTAGCCCGCGTAATATCCTTTGGTCGCTTTTCGTAAGGCAATCCATGTTGGTTAATCAGCGGATTAGCATTTAATGTGGCTAAGACGGCGGCTGTCTTTTGCGATTTAAGATTAGCAGTCGAGTTATCACTTACCGGGTTTAAGTCAAAAAGGCTGCGATAATAATTAATGTAATTGAGTTGAGTGCTCAAGTAGTTAGGCACCAGCACGCCTTCCTTAAAGTGCCGACAAAATTCGGGCTTAGTTACATAAAGATTACTTAGGCTGAACGGCATCTTATCTAGTGCGGCATACTGCTTTTGAAATTGCTCAACTTTGGCAGTTTCGCTGGGAGTAAAAGTAGCCGCAGCAATTGTTGTGCTGCTAGTAGAAAGGATCAGCAATACAGTAGCAAATATAATTAATGATTTGTGGAATGTTTTCAAGTTTATTTTTTTAATCATGCAATTATTATAGCCCATATTTTATAATTTTTAATTAATTAAAAGTAAAATAATAAAAAAACGATCCTGAAAGGATCGTCTTCAAATATTATGAACAATTAAATATGTTTGATATTGTACTGTATCTTAAATTTTATTTGGATAACTGTTTAAAAAGTCATCTAGATAATGTAGAAACAAATCAACAAATACACTGCAGCTCCGATTATAGTGTTTGCTAAAGCTACAATTGCTTTTAATTTGTTTTGAGAGAATCTTACCGTTGTATGATTAGCCAAATATTCATGTAAAAATGAAATCAGCATTACAAAGATAAAGAAGAAACTTCCTACTAGCTTAGTTTTATTAGAGGTCAAAAAAATTGGGTTTAGGCTTGTAACTAATGCGATTAAAGCAAAGGTCATGGTTATTTGATAATTTGAAATTGTTTTTTTCATAATAATATCCTTCCCTTTCTTATGAAAATCAATTGACTACCTAATCTTCATCATTGTTAACATAAAACAATGGCATTCTCAGCAAATGAAGTAATTTGATTAAACTAATCATTTTATTCTCCTTTCTCAATCAAGTTCTATAGTCAATATATCAAAAAAGCGATTACATAATTATGAACTGACGTATTTGCTATTTTATTTGCTTTCTTTCAAAAATTTCTTTAATTCTTCACTATATTCAGCCATTCCAGATCCAGCAACATTCTTTATTATGAATTTACAGATATTCAAAAATTTTTGATCATTAGAAAAATGATACATAACAAAGTTTTTAAAGAAATCTAGCATATTTTTGTAAAAATATGTTTCTGGTATTGTTATTATTTCTTGACCACTTTGTAGAAAAAATTCAATTTCTTCATAATGATTACTTTTAATACATAAAATTATCATATTTAAAATTATAGCCAAAATGTTCTTTTGAATTATTATGTTTCTTTCATTACGACATTGTTTAATTATTCTTTTTGAAATTATTAAATTACTTTCAAAATCGTATATTCCCATGCAATTGTTATATAGATTTATATTATTTTTATCAAACTTTTCTGCACTAAAAATTTTATCTTTTAGTTCTTGTTGTATATTTTTACTTAAATTATTGAAATTACCATTTAATGAAGCTAAACAAACGTCAATTATCATTAATTTATCTTTTTTATTTTTTAACTCACTTTCAATAATTATGTTTTTAATTTGTTGCAGCTCTGTTTTAGAAGTTTTGTAATATGCTTCATTAATTAATCTGCGTATCTCATGTTCTTCTTGGCCAATCCTATAATCATTTTGAATTAAC
Coding sequences within it:
- a CDS encoding Rgg/GadR/MutR family transcriptional regulator, coding for MKIGELLKEYRVSQSKTKKEWAGNVISPSFYARVEKGANRISAEDLIKLLQQNYVSVLAFFSKLIQNDYRIGQEEHEIRRLINEAYYKTSKTELQQIKNIIIESELKNKKDKLMIIDVCLASLNGNFNNLSKNIQQELKDKIFSAEKFDKNNINLYNNCMGIYDFESNLIISKRIIKQCRNERNIIIQKNILAIILNMIILCIKSNHYEEIEFFLQSGQEIITIPETYFYKNMLDFFKNFVMYHFSNDQKFLNICKFIIKNVAGSGMAEYSEELKKFLKESK
- a CDS encoding CAP domain-containing protein, giving the protein MKTFHKSLIIFATVLLILSTSSTTIAAATFTPSETAKVEQFQKQYAALDKMPFSLSNLYVTKPEFCRHFKEGVLVPNYLSTQLNYINYYRSLFDLNPVSDNSTANLKSQKTAAVLATLNANPLINQHGLPYEKRPKDITRATWKIAKSTSRTANLNFNAGNQSAGDVITDLLTDRYNLSGLDTGHRAWLLSTRLSSVGTGAAYGTNGYRYSVQKILNASDVFRSASQELVTYPSKGLFPLELVNDPQIAWSLYFSDQAITTTPDITITDNTTAQTYQATNVTNYQDAGYGNFQTIISYLPGATPLIAGHEYEVKVQGICQYKFKLFKQE